The Orenia marismortui DSM 5156 genome window below encodes:
- a CDS encoding stage V sporulation protein S, which translates to MEILKVASTSSPNKVAGALAGVLRDSSRVELQAIGAGAVNQGVKAIAIARGYMAPSGIDLICIPAFIDLKIDGVERTAIKLIIEHK; encoded by the coding sequence ATGGAAATATTGAAAGTAGCATCAACATCAAGCCCTAATAAAGTTGCAGGTGCACTTGCTGGTGTTTTAAGAGATAGTAGTCGAGTTGAGTTACAGGCTATTGGAGCAGGTGCTGTAAATCAAGGAGTTAAAGCTATTGCAATTGCTAGAGGATATATGGCTCCCAGTGGAATCGACCTTATTTGTATACCAGCTTTTATAGATCTTAAAATTGATGGAGTAGAAAGAACAGCTATTAAGTTAATTATAGAGCATAAGTGA
- a CDS encoding diaminopimelate decarboxylase, with protein sequence MKKPFVNLEQLKEITQKHPTPFHLYDEQGIRENARKLNEAFAWNEGFKEYFAVKATPNPTILKILQEEGCGVDCSSLTELMMSEKVGFNGEDIMFSSNVTPKEDFELASQLNAIINLDDITHIEFLEEVAGIPEIISCRFNPGNNFDSDNDIMDNPAEAKYGFTYEQLVEGFNTLQEKGAKHFGIHAFLASNTVANEYYPALAKILFETAVELSKETGAHISFINLSGGVGIPYHPDEEAADIMAIGEGVRKAYEEILVPAGMDDVAIYTELGRFMLGPYGHLVTTAIHEKNIHKDYIGLDACAANLMRPAMYGAYHHITVMGKENQPHNHKYDVTGGLCENNDKFAIDRMLPKVDKGDLVVIHDTGAHGFAMGYNYNGKLRSAEVLLKEDSSTQLIRRAETPADYFATLDI encoded by the coding sequence ATGAAAAAACCATTTGTAAATTTAGAACAATTAAAAGAAATAACCCAAAAACACCCTACTCCTTTTCATTTATATGATGAACAAGGTATTAGAGAAAATGCACGTAAACTTAATGAAGCTTTTGCTTGGAATGAAGGATTTAAAGAGTATTTTGCTGTAAAAGCTACACCTAACCCTACAATTTTAAAGATACTACAAGAAGAAGGGTGTGGAGTAGACTGTTCTTCATTAACTGAGCTTATGATGTCTGAAAAGGTTGGCTTTAATGGTGAGGATATTATGTTCTCATCAAATGTTACACCTAAAGAGGATTTTGAATTAGCCAGTCAATTAAATGCTATTATAAATCTTGATGATATCACTCATATTGAATTTCTAGAAGAAGTTGCAGGTATTCCAGAAATAATTAGTTGTCGTTTCAATCCAGGAAATAACTTTGATAGCGATAATGATATTATGGACAACCCTGCAGAAGCCAAATATGGATTTACTTATGAACAATTAGTAGAAGGGTTTAATACTCTACAAGAAAAAGGAGCTAAACACTTTGGTATTCATGCATTTTTAGCAAGTAATACAGTTGCTAATGAATACTATCCTGCTCTTGCTAAAATTCTATTCGAAACTGCTGTTGAATTAAGCAAAGAAACTGGTGCTCATATCTCATTTATTAATCTATCTGGTGGGGTTGGCATCCCTTATCATCCTGATGAAGAAGCAGCTGATATTATGGCTATTGGCGAAGGAGTGCGTAAAGCCTATGAAGAGATACTTGTTCCAGCAGGAATGGATGATGTAGCTATCTATACTGAATTAGGTAGATTTATGTTAGGTCCTTATGGTCATCTTGTTACTACTGCTATTCATGAAAAGAATATCCACAAAGATTATATTGGATTAGACGCTTGTGCAGCAAACTTAATGCGTCCTGCTATGTATGGTGCTTATCACCATATTACAGTAATGGGTAAAGAGAATCAGCCTCATAATCATAAATATGATGTAACTGGTGGATTATGTGAGAATAATGATAAATTTGCAATAGATCGTATGCTACCAAAAGTGGATAAAGGTGATTTAGTAGTAATCCATGATACTGGTGCCCATGGTTTTGCAATGGGATACAACTATAATGGAAAGCTGCGCTCTGCTGAAGTCTTATTAAAAGAAGATAGTTCAACACAACTAATTCGTCGAGCAGAAACACCAGCTGATTACTTTGCAACATTAGATATATAA
- a CDS encoding MarR family winged helix-turn-helix transcriptional regulator has product MDKGNKILKVTEGLATILMKFKQNEFKGTKGGDLSLKFFEYINVIDKLKNPTYTELAEALNLSKPAVTAIVNKLISQDIVYKSRSVEDRRVYFIHLTEEGKKIAGAYQQGYLNFVDHVMNSLSEDEVDNFIELSEKIILGGSR; this is encoded by the coding sequence ATGGATAAAGGAAATAAAATATTAAAAGTAACAGAAGGCTTAGCAACTATACTAATGAAATTTAAACAAAATGAGTTCAAAGGAACAAAGGGTGGAGATCTTTCTTTAAAGTTTTTTGAGTATATCAATGTGATAGATAAGCTCAAAAATCCCACATATACTGAATTGGCTGAAGCATTAAATCTAAGTAAACCAGCAGTAACAGCTATTGTTAATAAGTTAATATCTCAAGATATTGTATATAAGAGTCGATCAGTTGAAGATAGACGTGTTTATTTTATTCACCTCACTGAAGAAGGAAAGAAGATTGCTGGGGCATATCAGCAGGGTTATCTAAACTTTGTTGATCATGTAATGAATTCCCTTAGTGAAGATGAGGTAGATAATTTTATTGAACTTTCTGAGAAGATTATTTTAGGAGGAAGTAGATAG
- a CDS encoding EFR1 family ferrodoxin (N-terminal region resembles flavodoxins. C-terminal ferrodoxin region binds two 4Fe-4S clusters.), with amino-acid sequence MKKSIFYFSATGNSLAVSKAIAKKLENCELISITEVVKNESYDIDSEIVGIIFPVYCLDAPKIVREFIKKLSFNSKPYIFSIATNNKEPGCTLATIDKLLKEKDQNLDLGYTLVMPGNSVVIQDNTNPREEQILRLNNSKIIIDEMVRDIQEKKSGIIEGDFSLKHSIKGLIYKVAVYKIYKPQNHFWTTEGCTMCGICKKVCPTENITLKEQGVEWGTNCEACLACFHWCPQSAINLGSNTLNKSRYHHPAVSLAEIIK; translated from the coding sequence ATGAAAAAGAGTATATTCTATTTTTCAGCTACTGGAAATTCCTTGGCTGTTAGTAAAGCGATAGCAAAGAAATTAGAAAATTGTGAGCTTATATCAATCACAGAGGTAGTTAAAAACGAGAGCTATGATATTGATAGTGAGATAGTTGGTATAATATTTCCTGTATATTGTTTAGACGCTCCCAAGATAGTAAGAGAGTTTATAAAAAAACTAAGTTTTAATAGTAAGCCATATATATTCTCTATTGCAACTAATAACAAGGAGCCTGGTTGTACTCTTGCTACTATTGATAAGCTACTAAAAGAGAAAGACCAGAACCTAGATTTGGGATATACCCTTGTTATGCCAGGTAATTCAGTAGTAATTCAAGATAATACAAATCCTAGAGAGGAACAAATATTAAGACTTAATAATTCTAAAATAATTATAGATGAAATGGTAAGAGATATTCAAGAAAAGAAAAGTGGGATTATTGAGGGGGATTTTTCTTTAAAGCATAGCATTAAAGGATTAATTTATAAAGTAGCTGTTTATAAAATTTATAAACCTCAGAATCATTTTTGGACGACAGAAGGGTGCACAATGTGTGGTATCTGTAAGAAGGTATGTCCAACAGAGAACATTACTTTAAAAGAGCAAGGAGTAGAATGGGGTACTAATTGCGAGGCATGCTTAGCATGTTTTCATTGGTGTCCACAAAGTGCTATAAATTTAGGAAGTAATACTCTTAATAAGAGTAGGTATCATCATCCAGCGGTTAGTTTAGCTGAAATAATTAAATAA
- a CDS encoding AzlC family ABC transporter permease, translating to MEQGIYLDNRQEFKDGIRAGIPVFMGYFPISFTFGLIAKATGLSAFLAVFMSLTNFTGATQFIGVNMLAQGIGIGNIVLTTFMINARYLLMSFCFADKLKGRLSNKEKPFLAFGITDEVFVISMTKEKLGTSYTFGAQIIFYSGWVVGTLMGVLLADILPASIISSIGIAIYIMFLGLLISAIIKSLKVAIVSVLAMVISSTIYWIPNLNNLIGNWRIIITIIIASLLGAIFLPVGEER from the coding sequence ATGGAGCAAGGTATTTATTTAGATAATAGGCAAGAATTTAAGGATGGAATTAGAGCTGGAATACCAGTCTTTATGGGGTATTTCCCAATTTCATTTACTTTTGGATTAATTGCTAAAGCAACAGGATTATCTGCTTTTTTAGCGGTCTTTATGTCATTGACAAATTTTACTGGTGCCACCCAATTTATTGGAGTTAATATGTTAGCCCAAGGAATTGGGATTGGAAATATAGTCTTAACCACCTTTATGATTAATGCCAGATATTTATTGATGTCTTTTTGTTTTGCTGATAAATTAAAAGGTAGGCTATCTAATAAAGAGAAACCTTTCTTAGCTTTTGGGATTACCGATGAAGTTTTTGTTATCTCTATGACTAAAGAAAAGTTAGGAACATCATATACCTTTGGTGCACAAATTATTTTCTATAGTGGTTGGGTTGTTGGAACTTTAATGGGGGTGTTATTAGCAGATATATTACCAGCCTCTATTATAAGTAGTATTGGAATTGCAATTTATATTATGTTTTTAGGATTATTGATTTCCGCTATTATTAAGTCGCTAAAGGTAGCAATAGTGTCTGTATTAGCAATGGTTATCAGTTCAACTATTTATTGGATTCCAAATTTGAATAATCTTATTGGGAATTGGAGAATAATTATTACTATTATTATAGCATCATTATTAGGTGCAATCTTTTTACCAGTGGGTGAAGAGAGATGA
- a CDS encoding flavodoxin family protein yields MKIAIVNGSTRKDGVTAKILGKISVILTQKNDLEVNYYDLIDYQIEYCTGCRVCYRTGKCSIISDEIEKLADKIKRADGIIMGSSTFGSYVTGRLKSFWDRGHFIVEQSLYNKYGFSVATYEIAEGNKALSSVKKFFLVSGAIRGGSILKRVKFNEAPFTNQKFILKLEKKIEKFYQIAKRRKRRSLFEFLFTKVILIPLIWKPRFLKRRDEYKGVLEIWKNKGII; encoded by the coding sequence ATGAAGATAGCTATTGTAAATGGAAGTACTAGAAAAGATGGTGTAACAGCAAAGATATTGGGGAAAATTTCTGTGATTTTAACTCAAAAAAATGACTTAGAGGTCAATTATTATGATTTAATTGATTATCAGATTGAGTATTGTACTGGATGTAGAGTTTGCTATAGGACTGGTAAATGCTCTATAATCTCTGATGAGATTGAGAAATTAGCAGATAAAATTAAAAGAGCTGATGGGATTATTATGGGGAGTTCAACCTTTGGTAGTTATGTAACAGGGCGGTTAAAATCTTTTTGGGATCGGGGTCACTTTATTGTAGAACAATCACTTTATAATAAGTATGGTTTTTCAGTTGCTACATATGAAATAGCTGAGGGGAATAAAGCACTAAGTTCAGTTAAGAAATTTTTCCTTGTTTCTGGTGCAATAAGAGGAGGGAGTATTTTAAAGAGAGTAAAATTTAATGAAGCCCCCTTTACTAATCAAAAATTTATTTTAAAATTAGAAAAGAAGATAGAAAAATTTTATCAGATAGCTAAAAGAAGAAAAAGAAGGAGTCTTTTTGAGTTTCTTTTTACAAAGGTAATATTAATACCGTTGATTTGGAAGCCTAGATTTTTAAAAAGAAGAGATGAATACAAAGGTGTATTAGAAATCTGGAAGAATAAAGGAATAATTTAA
- a CDS encoding AzlD domain-containing protein — MTNKALLMIILTGLVTYLSRLVPVLVYKGKEPSRFIRSFLEYIPYSALGALLFPEILYSTPSIFTALLGGIFASILILKQQNMIVVVAGTIFLVYILNFYI, encoded by the coding sequence ATGACTAATAAAGCACTGTTAATGATTATACTTACTGGATTAGTAACTTATTTATCTAGGCTTGTTCCAGTGTTAGTATATAAAGGCAAAGAGCCATCAAGATTTATTCGTTCTTTTCTAGAATATATTCCATATTCAGCCTTGGGAGCATTATTATTTCCTGAGATATTATATTCTACTCCATCTATTTTTACAGCTTTATTAGGTGGGATATTTGCTAGTATTTTAATTCTTAAGCAGCAGAATATGATTGTTGTGGTTGCTGGTACAATCTTCTTAGTTTATATTTTAAATTTTTATATTTAA
- a CDS encoding aldo/keto reductase, producing the protein MKKRRLGKNGPQVSAIGLGCMGMSEFYGKSTYEDSRNTILTALESGVDFLDTADMYGNGHNEELIGKILKEWSGEAFVATKFGIVRKPGAYERTINGKAEYVKQAAEASLKRLGREVIDLYYLHRMDNDTPIEETIGAMADLVKEGKVRYIGISESSSDTIRRAHSVHPLTAVQSEYSMATRHIEKEILPTLRELGIGFVGYSPLSRGLLTGKLNQDVLKQEGDFRRLLPRLQGENFEHNKKVVRKLINIATRKEIMPAQLSLAWVLSRGEDIIPILGTKRVKYLIENIKAVDVEFSAEELEEIATILSDGIKGERYTESGMLGVEE; encoded by the coding sequence ATGAAAAAAAGAAGATTAGGAAAAAATGGTCCGCAGGTCTCAGCAATTGGATTAGGTTGTATGGGGATGAGCGAATTTTATGGAAAAAGTACTTATGAAGACTCTCGTAATACTATTTTAACAGCACTTGAATCTGGAGTTGATTTTTTGGATACTGCTGATATGTATGGTAATGGACATAATGAAGAATTAATAGGTAAGATTTTAAAGGAATGGAGTGGTGAAGCTTTTGTAGCTACTAAATTTGGAATTGTAAGAAAACCTGGAGCATATGAGCGTACAATCAATGGTAAAGCAGAATATGTCAAGCAAGCTGCTGAGGCTAGTCTAAAGAGATTAGGGCGTGAGGTGATTGATTTATATTACCTACACAGAATGGATAATGATACTCCTATTGAAGAGACTATTGGTGCAATGGCAGATTTAGTTAAGGAAGGTAAAGTAAGATATATTGGTATTTCAGAATCTTCATCGGATACTATTAGGCGTGCTCATAGTGTTCATCCGTTAACTGCTGTGCAATCAGAGTATTCAATGGCAACAAGGCATATTGAAAAAGAGATACTACCCACTTTAAGAGAATTAGGTATAGGTTTTGTTGGATATAGTCCATTAAGTCGGGGATTGCTAACTGGAAAGTTAAATCAAGATGTATTGAAGCAAGAAGGAGATTTTAGAAGACTGTTACCTCGTTTGCAAGGTGAAAATTTTGAACATAATAAGAAAGTTGTAAGAAAGCTGATAAATATAGCAACACGAAAAGAAATTATGCCAGCACAGCTCTCATTGGCATGGGTTCTATCAAGAGGTGAAGATATTATACCTATTCTTGGTACAAAACGAGTTAAATACTTAATAGAAAACATAAAAGCAGTTGATGTTGAATTTAGTGCTGAAGAATTAGAAGAGATTGCAACTATTTTATCTGATGGTATTAAAGGTGAGCGTTATACAGAATCGGGAATGTTAGGGGTAGAGGAGTAA
- the purH gene encoding bifunctional phosphoribosylaminoimidazolecarboxamide formyltransferase/IMP cyclohydrolase, whose product MAKIRQALLSVSNKEGIVEFAKGLNKLGVTLISTGGTARKLKEEGLPVVGISEVTNFPEMMDGRVKTLHPAVHGGILAVRDNDEHMKQIKAEGIKPIDLIVCNLYPFAETIAKGDVTLEEAIENIDIGGPTMIRSAAKNYNDVAVVVDPRDYSGILEELEANDASLAVNKKMELSYKAFHHTAQYDHLIQDYLAKQLKSDDSLPEAMLDRYEKISDLRYGENPHQKAAFYKEKEITEPSITTAKQYHGKELSFNNINDTNGALELVKEFSDKPAVAVIKHANPCGMGVGETLLEAYEKGYAGDPLSAYGSIVALNRKVTEDVAKEITGEGKFVEVVIAPSYTEDALKILKARWKNLRILETGDLFINRENPGYDMKKVTGGMLVQDRDVVETTEDELEVVTEVKPTEEQLKDLLFAWKVVKHVKSNAIVMAKDEMVVGVGAGQMSRVDSMIIAGRKADGRQEGGVVASDAFFPFPDAIEEAAKKGIKAVIQPGGSIRDEKVIEACNQHGIAMVFTGRRHFKH is encoded by the coding sequence TACTGGTGGAACTGCTAGGAAGTTGAAAGAAGAGGGTTTACCTGTAGTAGGAATTAGTGAGGTGACTAATTTTCCAGAAATGATGGATGGTAGAGTTAAGACCTTACATCCAGCGGTACATGGTGGTATTTTAGCAGTTAGAGATAATGATGAGCATATGAAACAGATTAAAGCTGAAGGTATTAAGCCAATTGATTTAATTGTATGTAACTTATATCCTTTTGCTGAGACTATTGCTAAGGGAGATGTTACTTTAGAGGAAGCTATAGAGAATATCGATATTGGCGGCCCAACTATGATTCGTTCTGCTGCTAAGAACTACAATGATGTAGCAGTAGTTGTTGATCCAAGAGATTATAGTGGTATTTTAGAAGAGTTAGAGGCAAACGATGCTTCTTTAGCTGTTAATAAGAAGATGGAGTTATCTTATAAGGCTTTTCATCATACAGCACAATATGATCATTTAATCCAAGATTATTTAGCTAAACAGTTAAAAAGTGATGATTCTTTGCCAGAGGCTATGCTTGATCGATATGAAAAGATTTCTGATTTAAGATATGGAGAGAACCCTCACCAAAAAGCTGCTTTTTATAAAGAAAAAGAGATTACTGAACCTTCAATTACTACTGCTAAGCAGTATCATGGTAAAGAATTATCTTTTAATAATATTAATGATACTAATGGAGCTTTAGAGTTAGTAAAGGAGTTTAGTGATAAGCCTGCTGTAGCAGTAATTAAGCATGCTAACCCTTGTGGTATGGGAGTTGGAGAGACCTTATTAGAAGCTTATGAAAAAGGTTATGCTGGAGATCCATTGTCTGCTTATGGTAGTATTGTTGCACTTAATCGTAAGGTAACAGAAGATGTAGCTAAAGAGATTACAGGCGAAGGGAAATTTGTCGAGGTTGTAATTGCTCCTTCCTATACTGAAGATGCATTAAAAATTCTTAAAGCAAGATGGAAGAATTTAAGAATTTTAGAGACAGGAGACCTATTTATCAATCGTGAGAATCCTGGTTACGATATGAAGAAGGTAACTGGTGGAATGCTAGTTCAAGATAGAGATGTAGTTGAAACTACTGAAGATGAGTTAGAAGTAGTAACTGAGGTTAAGCCAACAGAAGAGCAGTTGAAGGACTTATTATTTGCTTGGAAGGTAGTTAAACATGTTAAATCTAATGCTATTGTAATGGCAAAGGATGAGATGGTAGTAGGTGTAGGTGCTGGTCAAATGAGCCGTGTTGACTCCATGATTATCGCTGGACGTAAAGCTGATGGACGCCAAGAGGGTGGAGTAGTAGCCTCAGATGCTTTCTTCCCATTCCCAGATGCTATCGAAGAAGCTGCTAAGAAGGGAATCAAAGCTGTAATTCAACCAGGTGGTTCTATCAGAGATGAAAAAGTAATCGAAGCTTGTAATCAGCATGGAATTGCGATGGTATTTACAGGTAGAAGACATTTTAAACATTAG
- a CDS encoding DUF3024 domain-containing protein, with protein sequence MALNELMRKRVGKILGEYCDNRIPVHVRDQIKLGYGIRGNNVTLFEERPSFKSDEWVKMKIAQFRYNPEDNKWSLYWWRHTGRWYKYEEIEANSDFQVLLDEVEEDPICIFWG encoded by the coding sequence ATGGCATTAAATGAATTAATGAGAAAAAGAGTAGGGAAGATATTGGGAGAGTATTGTGATAATCGTATTCCAGTCCATGTGAGAGATCAGATTAAATTGGGCTATGGAATCAGGGGGAATAATGTAACATTATTTGAAGAAAGACCATCCTTCAAGAGTGATGAATGGGTAAAAATGAAGATTGCTCAATTTAGATATAATCCTGAGGATAATAAATGGTCTTTGTATTGGTGGAGACATACTGGTAGATGGTATAAATATGAGGAGATAGAAGCTAATTCTGATTTTCAAGTTTTGCTAGATGAAGTTGAAGAAGATCCGATCTGCATATTTTGGGGATAA
- a CDS encoding YwbE family protein, producing the protein MNGKNRKDIKAGLKVSIVLKKDQRSGKLTEGIVKDILTNSATHPHGIKVRLENGKVGRVQVIHK; encoded by the coding sequence ATGAATGGAAAGAATCGCAAAGATATTAAAGCAGGACTAAAGGTTTCAATTGTACTAAAGAAAGATCAACGTTCAGGTAAACTAACAGAGGGTATCGTCAAAGATATTCTGACTAACTCTGCTACTCATCCCCATGGAATCAAGGTACGCCTTGAAAATGGTAAAGTTGGTAGAGTACAAGTTATTCATAAGTAG
- a CDS encoding TrmB family transcriptional regulator, with protein sequence MDIQKLLTYFNLTRQEATIYITLAINGAMTGYEVAKETGISRSNVYTNLASLVEKGAAYLIEEKAKKYTPVPINEFCNNKIRQMEEVKVKLIKNMPKRQEENKGYITIKGKRNILNKIKNMLNEAEERIYISTSNELMKTILPYLKDALSKKLKVVLITEGPFSLPDAIVYTAKREESQIRLIVDSTKVLTGEISNKSNSTCLYSRKQNLVNLFKESLKNEIKLITLTEGNEK encoded by the coding sequence ATGGATATACAAAAATTACTTACATATTTTAATCTTACAAGGCAAGAAGCAACTATCTATATAACATTAGCTATCAATGGTGCTATGACAGGCTATGAGGTGGCTAAAGAGACAGGAATCTCACGTTCCAATGTATATACCAACCTAGCCAGTCTAGTTGAAAAGGGGGCTGCTTATCTAATTGAAGAGAAAGCAAAGAAATATACCCCTGTACCTATTAATGAGTTCTGTAATAATAAAATTAGGCAGATGGAAGAAGTCAAAGTCAAATTAATAAAAAATATGCCTAAGCGCCAGGAAGAGAACAAGGGGTATATCACTATAAAAGGAAAAAGAAATATCTTAAACAAAATCAAAAATATGCTAAATGAGGCTGAAGAACGTATCTATATATCGACATCTAACGAGCTAATGAAAACAATACTTCCTTATCTAAAAGATGCACTGTCAAAAAAACTTAAAGTTGTGTTAATAACCGAAGGCCCATTTAGCCTTCCTGATGCAATAGTTTATACTGCAAAAAGAGAAGAATCTCAAATAAGACTTATTGTTGATTCAACTAAGGTGCTGACAGGAGAAATTTCAAATAAATCTAACTCTACCTGTTTATATTCAAGAAAACAGAACCTAGTAAATTTATTCAAAGAATCATTAAAAAATGAAATTAAACTTATAACATTAACTGAAGGGAATGAAAAATAA
- a CDS encoding ISLre2 family transposase, with protein sequence MDTIIQQFGEKIKDNSEEFLKNILLSDKEDISDFINTLRKDFDELGKELCKYIIEVIDEVIKESPERKKNWKIVRKKKRKLITEFGEVEFERRYYKSKFNKEYEHLADKKLGIDKYQRIDTGLEAKIVDLSIDKSYAKVGEEVVNNLTITGQTVMNKIRKLGKIENDKLSNPKAKRKIDYLYIEADEDHVSLQNGKNAVPRLVYVHEGIIKENGRNKLKNSYSFSGMYNKSEDLWLEIMDYIEDNYDFDSIKQIYIAGDGALWIKEGLKWLPKSKQILDRYHLNKYVLKATGHAQKLRFDLWQGINNLDKVQIKEIFSELISQAEKESKKKAIRQSRSYIYNNWAGIVNYYKDENAIGCSAEGHVSHILSDRLSSRPMGWSEVGVDQMARLRSFKFNGGTEYELKEIILEKARKEQKEEKIVEIESKVVKNNLKKKFAEPSNNIPSINKGVRTRLFKAVKSLL encoded by the coding sequence ATGGATACAATTATACAGCAGTTTGGAGAAAAAATTAAGGATAATTCAGAAGAATTTTTAAAAAATATTCTATTGAGTGATAAAGAAGATATTTCAGACTTTATAAATACTCTAAGAAAAGACTTTGATGAATTAGGTAAAGAGTTGTGTAAGTATATTATAGAAGTAATAGATGAAGTAATTAAGGAAAGTCCTGAGCGTAAAAAGAATTGGAAGATAGTAAGAAAAAAGAAGAGAAAATTGATAACAGAGTTTGGTGAAGTTGAATTTGAGAGAAGGTATTATAAATCTAAGTTCAATAAAGAGTATGAACATTTAGCAGATAAAAAATTAGGTATAGATAAGTATCAAAGGATAGATACTGGCTTAGAAGCAAAGATAGTAGATTTATCAATTGATAAATCTTACGCCAAAGTAGGAGAGGAAGTAGTGAATAATTTAACTATAACAGGTCAAACAGTTATGAATAAAATAAGAAAATTAGGTAAAATAGAAAACGATAAATTAAGTAATCCGAAAGCAAAAAGAAAGATTGATTATTTATATATAGAAGCTGATGAAGACCATGTTTCTTTGCAAAACGGGAAGAATGCTGTACCAAGATTAGTTTATGTTCATGAAGGAATTATTAAAGAAAATGGTAGAAATAAGTTAAAGAACAGTTATTCCTTTTCAGGTATGTATAACAAGTCGGAAGACTTGTGGCTAGAAATTATGGACTATATAGAGGATAATTACGACTTTGATAGCATAAAGCAGATTTATATTGCAGGAGATGGGGCACTTTGGATTAAAGAGGGTTTAAAGTGGTTGCCTAAAAGTAAGCAGATACTAGATAGATATCATTTAAATAAGTATGTTTTAAAGGCTACAGGACATGCCCAAAAGCTTAGATTTGATCTTTGGCAAGGAATAAATAATTTAGATAAAGTACAGATAAAAGAGATATTTAGTGAATTGATATCTCAAGCTGAAAAGGAATCTAAGAAGAAAGCGATAAGACAAAGTAGAAGCTATATTTATAATAACTGGGCTGGAATAGTAAACTATTATAAAGATGAAAATGCTATTGGTTGTAGTGCTGAAGGTCATGTTAGTCATATATTATCAGATAGATTAAGTTCAAGACCAATGGGTTGGTCTGAAGTAGGAGTAGATCAGATGGCAAGATTAAGGTCTTTTAAATTTAATGGAGGAACAGAATACGAATTAAAAGAAATTATTCTAGAGAAAGCAAGAAAAGAGCAAAAAGAAGAAAAAATAGTGGAAATAGAATCAAAAGTAGTGAAAAATAATTTGAAAAAGAAATTTGCTGAACCAAGCAATAATATCCCAAGTATAAATAAAGGAGTAAGAACTAGACTGTTTAAAGCAGTAAAGTCATTGCTTTAA